One Marasmius oreades isolate 03SP1 chromosome 2, whole genome shotgun sequence DNA segment encodes these proteins:
- a CDS encoding uncharacterized protein (BUSCO:EOG09263KZJ): MPRTSKSSTKSRHNPLIAQIGEDELLAKYGHVSQPGRREKSRQFKDNSEDEEVILDPKSSMRILELARDQQKELGDDTSEDEEDETPEEQIRAGIMDEDEVEEYDEKMEEVEEVEFDIDAGDLQILDQLLPPNSGERRTLADIIFAKIDEHEAANAAAIKKVPQDKSAPDPALGLDPRVVDVYNKVGVLLRGYRSGPLPIPFKVIPTLPAWARILALTQPENWSPHAARAATRIFVSTMKPSQAQLFLSVVLLDAIREDIRENKKLNVQYYEALKKALYKPGAFFKGIVFPLLEQGCTLKEAAIVASVLARTRVPVLHASAALLRIAEMDYSGPNSLFIRVLLDKKHALPYKVIDALVFHFIRLSNTYKARKRGDAECLPVLWHQSLLVFSQRYASDLTPDQKDALLDVLRATPHGQIGPEIRRELVNSVVRGQPRPDEDVEMS, encoded by the exons ATGCCTCGAACCTCAAAATCGTCCACAAAATCAAGACATAACCCTTTGATTGCTCAAATCGGAGAAGATGAACTATTAGCAAAGTATGGACATGTCTCGCAGCCTGGTAGGCGGGAAAAGTCGAGACAATTCAAAGACAACagtgaggatgaagag GTCATACTGGATCCGAAATCATCAATGCGCATCTTAGAGCTCGCAAGAGATCAACaaaaagaacttggtgatGACACAagtgaagatgaggaagacgaaacACCTGAGGAACAGATACGAGCCGGAATCATGGACGAGGACGAAGTCGAGGAATATGATGAAAAAatggaagaggttgaagaagTAGAATTC GATATCGACGCGGGTGATCTTCAAATATTGGATCAACTACTTCCTCCAAACTCTGGTGAACGAAGGACTCTTGCAGATATAATATTTGCCAAAATAGACGAACATGAAGCCGCGAACGCAGCAGCAATAAAGAAAGTGCCACAAG ATAAATCGGCGCCTGATCCTGCCCTAGGACTTGACCCTAGAGTTGTCGATGTTTATAACAA AGTTGGTGTGCTTCTTCGCGGCTACAGATCCGGTCCTCTTCCGATACCATTCAAAGTCATACCCACTCTTCCTGCATGGGCCCGTATTCTTGCCTTGACTCAACCAGAGAATTGGTCACCACATGCAGCACGAGCTGCGACAAGGATATTCGTGTCTACCATGAAGCCTTCACAAGCTCAACTCTTTCTCAGCGTCGTGCTCTTGGACGCGATTCGTGAGGATATACGGGAGAATAAAAAACTGAATGTTCAGTATTATGAGGCACTGAAAAAAGCCTTGTACAAACCCGGCGCATTCTTTAAAGGGATTGTATTTCCATTGCTTGAG CAAGGATGTACACTAAAAGAAGCAGCCATAGTTGCTTCTGTTTTGGCTCGGACGAGAGTTCCAGTGTTACATGCCTCAGCAGCACTTTTGCGGATCGCGGAAATGGACTATTCTG GTCCAAATTCCCTGTTCATTCGGGTGCTCCTCGACAAAAAGCACGCACTACCCTACAAAGTCATTGATGCTCTCGTATTCCACTTCATCCGCCTTTCAAATACTTATAAGGCACGAAAACGCGGAGACGCAGAATGTCTTCCGGTATTATGGCACCAAAGTCTTCTTGTTTTTTCCCAGAG GTACGCGTCAGATCTCACTCCCGACCAAAAAGATGCGCTATTAGATGTTTTGAGAGCGACGCCTCATGGCCAGATTGGGCCAGAAATTAGAAGGGAGTTAGTAAATTCTGTGGTGAGAGGGCAGCCTCGTCCTGACGAGGATGTGGAGATGTCATGA
- the UXS1 gene encoding UDP-glucuronic acid decarboxylase 1 gives MWWTGTIPPISRVQLQLTHSEVSLLTTIMPLELDKHGQEITTVGFNRFGFDSEVSIEALRALYLRPHYGYTSDSSDTAGTNAADDEALKATAGTSDAAYQSKSIYHPDINSISYTTLSRFPPVKLLFPSMRKRVLVTGGAGFVGSHLVDRLMLLGHEVTVLDNFFTGSKTTVSHWVGHPNFELVRHDVVEPFMIECDQIYHLACPASPPHYQYNAVKTIKTSFMGTLNMLGLAKRTKARFLISSTSEVYGDPEVHPQPEDYWGHVNPIGPRACYDEGKRVAETLTYGFHRQDGVDVRVARIFNTYGPRMNPYDGRVVSNFIVQALKGEDLTVYGDGKQTRSFQYIHDLIDGLICLMNSNETRPVNIGNQEEFTIGEFAELVQEIVEKVQDEDGDKRTRRVEIVYKPIPTDDPQKRRPDTTRAKETLGWQPRWTVRMGLEEMVRYYKSKMAEGSL, from the exons ATGTGGTGGACAGGCACCATTCCTCCTATCAGTCGTGTCCAGTTACAGTTGACACACAGCGAGGTGTCTTTACTTACAACCATCATGCCTCTT GAGTTGGACAAACATGGTCAGGAAATCACCACCGTTGGCTTCAATCGGTTTGGCTTCGACAGCGAGGTCTCCATAGAAGCTCTACGTGCTCTCTATCTTAGACCCCACTATGGCTACACGTCCGATAGCTCTGACACCGCAGGAACCAATGCTGCAGATGATGAAGCCTTAAAGGCGACTGCTGGAACCTCCGACGCTGCCTATCAATCGAAATCCATCTATCATCCTGAtatcaactcaatctcataCACCACCCTCTCGCGTTTTCCTCCAGTCAAACTTTTATTTCCTTCCATGCGAAAACGCGTTCTGGTCACCGGCGGCGCAGGTTTCGTAGGGTCTCATCTCGTCGATCGTCTCATGCTTCTAGGCCACGAAGTCACTGTACTCGACAACTTCTTTACGGGTTCCAAGACCACAGTCAGTCATTGGGTTGGCCATCCAAACTTTGAACTCGTTCGCCATGACGTTGTCGAACCTTTCATGATAGAATGTGATC AAATCTACCACCTCGCCTGTCCTGCGTCTCCCCCTCATTATCAATACAACGCCGTCAAAACCATCAAGACGTCTTTCATGGGCACTCTGAACATGCTCGGTTTAGCCAAACGTACCAAAGCTCGGTTCCTGATCTCGAGTACATCCG AAGTATATGGCGACCCCGAGGTCCATCCTCAACCTGAAGACTA TTGGGGTCACGTAAACCCGATTGGTCCTCGAGCTTGTTACGACGAAGGCAAACGTGTGGCTGAAACGCTCACCTACGGCTTCCATCGACAAGATGGTGTCGACGTCCGGGTGGCGCGTATCTTCAATACGTACGGCCCACGTA TGAACCCGTATGACGGACGAGTAGTCTCAAACTTTATCGTTCAAGCATTGAAGGGTGAGGATCTCACCGTTTATGGTGACGGCAAACAAACTCGCTCTTTCCAATACATCCACGACCTCATCGACGGCCTCATCTGCCTAATGAACTCCAACGAGACCCGTCCCGTCAATATTGGCAACCAAGAAGAATTCACCATTGGGGAATTTGCTGAACTTGTTCAGGAGATTGTAGAAAAAGTACaggatgaggatggagaCAAGAGGACTCGTCGGGTGGAGATCGTTTATAAGCCGATACCTACTGATGATCCGCAGAAGAGACGGCCGGACACTACTCGTGCTAAAGAAACCCTGGGATGGCAGCCTCGTTGGACGGTGCGAATGGGCTTGGAAGAAATGGTGAGGTATTACAAGTCGAAGATGGCTGAAGGAAGTCTTTGA
- a CDS encoding uncharacterized protein (BUSCO:EOG092621F2), with translation MPSDTEPQASSHMMKTTKRGRPFLKDTLDLFATLIVSLQLGPHKQFFRTFSNSFSTDEAAQNLASLKFSQSNRGPDPREPSRVVTTTTTTTFSMTREMAKAMSQHFMDARLIENAADPSSNLFKDRGIYILTPKGLHVLERFISKNGINADHLQDVFITQPICIKLLHLERRSVDDEIIVTQSVITALFRRFVGRQPNYTSQTSQPQDAFQRYNERAKGVSLMDVTERAQPLLGKGQQHHKYCFAAVTALEWLCDFTSVVGREEAAEMAAQFVRFGLITLVSDKRKNNDSAIIFTVRGSAPGGNSPVSQHGEFRCTAKAIYKITDEGRRVANWDNTRGGVQDSPNASSANLNNERSSVDKTAEGEKKGLDAKIHRRISLAEKLNANYEATEKRNTKESNTERLRYILEEPSLRSLFREFLRNNFCEENLSFWLDVQDFKRKFNITSSAVAVNPPPRAGTRTTPGQAAMERHHESLINTAFVIYNTYLAPSSQCELNIDHGLRNELVKYLEDVVTNLNGKAFQGRVEPEQASAFNATQLQTMIRLYERIQVHVFRLMATDSVPKFIKTPKFLAMRNWVEDFDPTDDDVRLLASAPSQPPGLNTEETGGAYITISQHASEREHRQQQAQQSTPSLPQ, from the exons ATGCCTTCCGATACCGAGCCCCAGGCATCGTCTCATATGATGAAGACCACAAAACGCGGGAGGCCCTTTCTTAAG GACACGTTGGATCTCTTTGCAACGCTAATCGTGTCGCTGCAACTCGGCCCGCACAAGCAATTCTTCCGCACATTCTCTAATTCCTTTTCAAC GGACGAAGCCGCGCAAAACCTCGCATCGCTCAAATTTTCTCAGTCTAATCGTGGGCCGGATCCCAGAGAACCTTCTCGAGTAGTGACGACAACGACTACAACCACCTTTTCCATGACAAGGGAAATGGCCAAGGCCATGAGTCAACACTTCATGGATGCTCGCCTCATCGAGAACGCCGCAGATCCTTCCTCTAATCTGTTCAAGGACAGGGGTATCTACATTCTCACCCCAAAGGGTCTTCACGTCTTGGAACGCTTCATCAGCAAGAATGGAATCAATGCTGATCATCTACAGGATGTTTTCATCACACAGCCCATCTGCATCAAGCTGCTCCATCTAGAGCGACGGTCTGTTGATGATGAGATCATCGTCACCCAGTCCGTTATAACGGCCCTCTTCCGTCGCTTCGTTGGTCGTCAACCAAACTATACATCACAGACAAGTCAACCACAGGATGCTTTCCAACGTTATAACGAAAGAGCCAAAGGTGTCTCGTTGATGGATGTTACCGAGCGTGCGCAGCCACTGTTGGGCAAAGGTCAACAGCATCACAAGTACTGCTTTGCTGCAGTCACTGCTCTTGAGTGGCTCTGTGATTTCACGTCTGTGGTTGGCCGAGAGGAAGCTGCTGAGATGGCAGCGCAGTTTGTTCGCTTTGGGCTGATTACACTGGTCAGCGATAAGCGGAAGAACAACGATTCCGCCATCATTTTCACCGTTCGCGGCTCAGCCCCTGGTGGAAACTCTCCAGTTAGC CAACACGGAGAGTTCCGTTGTACAGCCAAGGCCATATACAAGATTACAGACGAAGGTCGGCGTGTAGCCAATTGGGACAACACGAGAGGTGGAGTTCAAGACTCGCCAAACGCATCGTCGGCCAATCTGAATAATGAGCGCTCTTCTGTGGACAAGACCGCTGAAGGTGAGAAGAAGGGCCTTGATGCCAAGATACACAGACGGATATCTCTTGCAGAGAAGCTCAACGCCAACTACGAAGCAACGGAGAAGAGGAATACGAAGGAGAGCAATACAGAACGTCTACGGTACATTCTTGAGGAGCCTAGTCTGCGGTCGCTATTCCGCGAGTTCCTCCGAAACAACTTCTGTGAGGAGAACTTGTCGTTTTGGCTCGATGTCCAGGACTTCAAGCGGAAGTTCAACATCACTTCCAGTGCTGTTGCCGTCAATCCACCACCTCGCGCTGGAACTCGGACAACCCCAGGCCAGGCCGCTATGGAGCGTCACCACGAATCATTGATTAACACCGCTTTCGTTATCTACAACACCTACCTCGCACCCTCGAGCCAGTGCGAACTTAACATCGACCATGGGCTCCGTAATGAGCTCGTGAAGTACTTGGAAGATGTTGTCACCAACCTCAATGGGAAGGCATTCCAGGGTCGGGTGGAGCCTGAGCAGGCCAGCGCTTTCAATGCCACGCAGCTGCAGACGATGATTCGGTTGTATGAGAGGATACAAGTCCATGTTTTCAGGCTGATGGCTACGGATTCCGTACCTAAA TTTATCAAGACTCCGAAGTTCCTCGCGATGAGGAACTGGGTTGAGGATTTCGACCCTACGGACGATGATGTACGGTTACTCGCATCTGCTCCTTCTCAGCCCCCCGGCCTGAATACGGAGGAAACTGGTGGTGCATACATCACTATCTCTCAACATGCTAGTGAGCGGGAGCATCGTCAGCAGCAAGCACAACAATCTACCCCTTCACTGCCGCAGTGA
- a CDS encoding uncharacterized protein (BUSCO:EOG09261BPJ) has protein sequence MPRENRKRGKRSKKQTVESPVRKEEPDSNNQYAEAGPSWIVSRPEETEELNSEAPFGYVDADVKAYFRTVDTQIRNWQDGEDDAVVEEDQMDPNSEKRMFFNAALTEMTGKEKQLATDPDCSIVLERMAYSMNDFVRRVFLDSLSGSYELLVQHRFASHVCQTLFYVSFDTISRELNGIFPSVPDSDKGELRTMVQLILDICEELLPYLNSLMMNPFASHVVRVLLSLLCPAAFPTSEFQPNLRSKKSSAWKSKQGHLSSLFSDSKGKGNEVRLIKVPPEFDAMARRFVTTTRAELGSNEVRALAASDVAGPCLTMLLHIETLYQMADEENSLMDRMTVGAISESLKENPKDIQPSDYLGTLFRDPTSSHVLETIMTRVSDKPFSLLWNAYLKGKLPRLSVHPVANYVVAKSLERCNSSQLEEVYQELEGSWEKFITSSRTSVLRAAIQRSATLCTLEENAVHALSKAFGLLTLDQMKVLVPCALHLKPIQDYQLLHKNDNGRPKQTEKEDSSSSREATVQGSLLLQTVLKLSEPYNQCVIDSFNALEISERLKISHDASGSRIIDALLDSPTISQKSKRTFVMSFIGHYHELVDDRIGSRVGDKCFAFADTYLKEKIARSVLPHEQALIGSFYGKFFSRNLNLYLLRRRPDEWRSMQSSSKLGSGGGQNKKKGEGEVADAIEDQEMAVVEPQEKFQPEKNKKRKRRDKVDAQGDEIDQVFSLAPVKFKGPGLAIAHNNKGDHLQEEKLKMLDADPSLREVFNAIKSAPKSDGKDRLKKRKKLPV, from the exons aTGCCTCGAGAGAACAGGAAACGGGGGAAGAGGAGCAAGAAGCAGACAGTGGAATCACCTGTCCGGAAGGAAGAGCCCGACTCTAATAATCAATACGCAGAAGCTGGTCCTTCCTGGATCGTTTCTCGTCCCGAGGAAACTGAAGAGTTAAATTCCGAAGCACCTTTCGGATATGTCGATGCTGATGTCAAGGCCTATTTCCGAACTGTGGACACACAAATAAGAAATTGGCAGGATGGAGAAGATGATGCTGTTGTAGAGGAGGACCAAATGGATCCCAATTCAG AGAAACGGATGTTCTTCAACGCAGCGCTGACAGAGATGACCGGCAAGGAGAAGCAGCTAGCGACTGATCCGGATTGCTCTATCGTGTTAGAAAGAATGGCATACTCAATGAATGATTTTGTTCGAAGGGTCTTCCTCGATAGTCTCTCTGGTTC GTATGAGTTGCTCGTACAACACCGATTTGCTTCGCATGTTTGTCAAACACTTTTCTACGTGTCTTTCGACACGATCTCGCGAGAG CTAAACGGAATATTTCCCTCCGTACCGGACTCCGATAAGGGGGAGTTGAGAACTATGGTCCAGCTGATTCTGGACATTTGCGAG GAACTCTTACCTTATTTGAACTCACTGATGATGAATCCGTTTGCTTCTCATGTTGTTCGAGTCCTCCTGTCTCTTCTATGCCCTGCCGCTTTTCCGACTTCCGAATTTCAACCCAACTTACGCTCCAAAAAGAGCTCAGCGTGGAAATCAAAGCAAGGTCACCTATCTTCGCTATTCTCGGATAGTAAAGGCAAAGGTAATGAAGTTCGTCTGATCAAAGTCCCCCCGGAGTTTGATGCCATGGCTCGGAGATTCGTGACAACAACCAGGGCAGAACTTGGTTCTAACGAAGTTCGTGCCTTAGCTGCTAGCGATGTTGCGGGGCCGTGTTTGACC ATGCTACTCCATATTGAGACACTGTACCAAATGGCCGACGAGGAAAACTCGCTAATGGACAGGATGACTGTCGGGGCCATCTCTGAATCAC TCAAAGAGAATCCGAAAGATATACAGCCCTCTGACTACTTAGGGACGTTATTCCGAGATCCTACCTCATCGCATGTGTTGGAAACCATCATGACCCGAGTCTCAGACAAGCCTTTTTCTCTGTTGTGGAATGCATACCTGAAAGGAAAACTGCCTCGACTTTCTGTTCATCCTGTCGCGAATTATGTTGTGGCAAAATCTCTGGAGCGGTGTAATTCTTCTCAACTTGAAGAGGTATATCAAGAACTTGAAGGCAGTTGGGAAAAGTTCATCA CGTCCTCCAGAACCTCAGTGTTGCGTGCTGCGATCCAACGGTCGGCAACCCTTTGTACACTAGAAGAAAacgctgttcat GCATTATCCAAAGCCTTTGGTTTGTTGACTCTCGACCAGATGAAAGTTCTGGTTCCTTGTGCTTTGCATTTGAAACCAATCCAA GACTATCAATTGCTGCACAAAAATGATAACGGACGACCAAAACAAACAGAAAAGGAGGACTCCAGTAGCTCACGTGAAGCAACCGTCCAGGGATCTCTCTTACTCCAAACCGTTTTGAAGTTATCTGAACCGTATAATCAATGTGTTATAGACAG TTTCAACGCACTCGAGATCTCAGAACGACTCAAGATCTCACACGATGCTTCGGGTTCACGCATAATCGATGCTCTTCTGGACTCACCTACCATCTCTCAAAAATCAAAACGTACTTTCGTCATgtccttcataggacattACCACGAATTAGTGGACGACAGAATTGGAAGTCGCGTCGGTGACAAGTGTTTTGCGTTCGCTGATACCTACTTGAAG GAAAAAATTGCACGATCCGTCTTACCTCACGAACAAGCTCTGATCGGGTCCTTCTATGGCAAGTTTTTCAGTCGGAATCTCAACTTGTACCTTCTTCGCAGACGGCCCGATGAATGGAGGAGTATGCAGTCCAGCTCAAAGCTAGGATCCGGAGGGGGacaaaacaaaaagaaaggtgaaggtgaagttGCAGACGCCATTGAGGATCAGGAGATGGCTGTGGTGGAACCCCAGGAAAAGTTCCAACCAGAGAAGAATAAAAAGCGTAAACGGCGAGACAAGGTGGATGCACAGGGAGATGAAATCGACCAAGTTTTCTCTCTTGCACCTGTCAAGTTCAAGGGACCTGGTCTCGCCATCGCCCACAACAACAAAGGTGATCATCTGCAAGAAGAGAAGCTGAAAATGTTGGATGCGGATCCGAGTCTCAGAGAAGTGTTTAACGCTATTAAATCTGCTCCAAAGAGTGATGGGAAAGATAGGCTTAAAAAGCGGAAAAAATTACCTGTGTAA
- a CDS encoding uncharacterized protein (BUSCO:EOG092621F2) yields MPSDTEPQASSHMMKTTKRGRPFLKDTLDLFATLIVSLQLGPHKQFFRTFSNSFSTDEAAQNLASLKFSQSNRGPDPREPSRVVTTTTTTTFSMTREMAKAMSQHFMDARLIENAADPSSNLFKDRGIYILTPKGLHVLERFISKNGINADHLQDVFITQPICIKLLHLERRSVDDEIIVTQSVITALFRRFVGRQPNYTSQTSQPQDAFQRYNERAKGVSLMDVTERAQPLLGKGQQHHKYCFAAVTALEWLCDFTSVVGREEAAEMAAQFVRFGLITLVSDKRKNNDSAIIFTVRGSAPGGNSPVSQHGEFRCTAKAIYKITDEGRRVANWDNTRGGVQDSPNASSANLNNERSSVDKTAEEKLNANYEATEKRNTKESNTERLRYILEEPSLRSLFREFLRNNFCEENLSFWLDVQDFKRKFNITSSAVAVNPPPRAGTRTTPGQAAMERHHESLINTAFVIYNTYLAPSSQCELNIDHGLRNELVKYLEDVVTNLNGKAFQGRVEPEQASAFNATQLQTMIRLYERIQVHVFRLMATDSVPKFIKTPKFLAMRNWVEDFDPTDDDVRLLASAPSQPPGLNTEETGGAYITISQHASEREHRQQQAQQSTPSLPQ; encoded by the exons ATGCCTTCCGATACCGAGCCCCAGGCATCGTCTCATATGATGAAGACCACAAAACGCGGGAGGCCCTTTCTTAAG GACACGTTGGATCTCTTTGCAACGCTAATCGTGTCGCTGCAACTCGGCCCGCACAAGCAATTCTTCCGCACATTCTCTAATTCCTTTTCAAC GGACGAAGCCGCGCAAAACCTCGCATCGCTCAAATTTTCTCAGTCTAATCGTGGGCCGGATCCCAGAGAACCTTCTCGAGTAGTGACGACAACGACTACAACCACCTTTTCCATGACAAGGGAAATGGCCAAGGCCATGAGTCAACACTTCATGGATGCTCGCCTCATCGAGAACGCCGCAGATCCTTCCTCTAATCTGTTCAAGGACAGGGGTATCTACATTCTCACCCCAAAGGGTCTTCACGTCTTGGAACGCTTCATCAGCAAGAATGGAATCAATGCTGATCATCTACAGGATGTTTTCATCACACAGCCCATCTGCATCAAGCTGCTCCATCTAGAGCGACGGTCTGTTGATGATGAGATCATCGTCACCCAGTCCGTTATAACGGCCCTCTTCCGTCGCTTCGTTGGTCGTCAACCAAACTATACATCACAGACAAGTCAACCACAGGATGCTTTCCAACGTTATAACGAAAGAGCCAAAGGTGTCTCGTTGATGGATGTTACCGAGCGTGCGCAGCCACTGTTGGGCAAAGGTCAACAGCATCACAAGTACTGCTTTGCTGCAGTCACTGCTCTTGAGTGGCTCTGTGATTTCACGTCTGTGGTTGGCCGAGAGGAAGCTGCTGAGATGGCAGCGCAGTTTGTTCGCTTTGGGCTGATTACACTGGTCAGCGATAAGCGGAAGAACAACGATTCCGCCATCATTTTCACCGTTCGCGGCTCAGCCCCTGGTGGAAACTCTCCAGTTAGC CAACACGGAGAGTTCCGTTGTACAGCCAAGGCCATATACAAGATTACAGACGAAGGTCGGCGTGTAGCCAATTGGGACAACACGAGAGGTGGAGTTCAAGACTCGCCAAACGCATCGTCGGCCAATCTGAATAATGAGCGCTCTTCTGTGGACAAGACCGCTGAAG AGAAGCTCAACGCCAACTACGAAGCAACGGAGAAGAGGAATACGAAGGAGAGCAATACAGAACGTCTACGGTACATTCTTGAGGAGCCTAGTCTGCGGTCGCTATTCCGCGAGTTCCTCCGAAACAACTTCTGTGAGGAGAACTTGTCGTTTTGGCTCGATGTCCAGGACTTCAAGCGGAAGTTCAACATCACTTCCAGTGCTGTTGCCGTCAATCCACCACCTCGCGCTGGAACTCGGACAACCCCAGGCCAGGCCGCTATGGAGCGTCACCACGAATCATTGATTAACACCGCTTTCGTTATCTACAACACCTACCTCGCACCCTCGAGCCAGTGCGAACTTAACATCGACCATGGGCTCCGTAATGAGCTCGTGAAGTACTTGGAAGATGTTGTCACCAACCTCAATGGGAAGGCATTCCAGGGTCGGGTGGAGCCTGAGCAGGCCAGCGCTTTCAATGCCACGCAGCTGCAGACGATGATTCGGTTGTATGAGAGGATACAAGTCCATGTTTTCAGGCTGATGGCTACGGATTCCGTACCTAAA TTTATCAAGACTCCGAAGTTCCTCGCGATGAGGAACTGGGTTGAGGATTTCGACCCTACGGACGATGATGTACGGTTACTCGCATCTGCTCCTTCTCAGCCCCCCGGCCTGAATACGGAGGAAACTGGTGGTGCATACATCACTATCTCTCAACATGCTAGTGAGCGGGAGCATCGTCAGCAGCAAGCACAACAATCTACCCCTTCACTGCCGCAGTGA